A stretch of the Salmo salar chromosome ssa20, Ssal_v3.1, whole genome shotgun sequence genome encodes the following:
- the LOC106580776 gene encoding GTPase IMAP family member 8, with translation MAAHSSTTLGQDPCISKLILLLLGERLSGKSSVGNTILGKREFETGIMTTHSSKRKGTVAGRQVTVVDTPGWYVGRSTPGSVAQELGRALSLCSLGPHAILLVVSAIGDFSQGEWRAMEEHLRQIQAPIWQRAIVLLTHGAEIPRGTTSEEHIRGKGKSLLWLVERCGNKFHVLDSHARDKEVKVQLLLEKIDRMVEINRRPREIQERLYTQVRESLRMGGGKQGEDMEMLVMQDMWTRQNQQVTSVVPIETSKCRPAAFGLVLLGRRVSGKSSAGNTILGRRQFVSGKRTVHCVVGQGEVEGRTVTVVDTPGWSLYGLSNPKQVRLEMRGSASLCPYGAVCTFLLAIPVDSFTEKDRCAVEKYLSVLGEGVWRSTMVLFTYGDELRGRTIEEHIEETGEPLRGLLGKCGHRYHVLDNNIKGDLTQVIELLQMVEQL, from the exons ATGGCAGCTCACAGTTCAACCACTCTTG GTCAAGACCCATGTATTTCCAAGCTAATCCTGCTTTTACTTGGAGAGAGACTGAGTGGAAAGAGCTCAGTGGGGAACACCATCTTGGGCAAGAGGGAATTTGAAACAGGGATAATGACAACTCACAGCTCCAAGAGGAAGGGCACTGTTGCAGGAAGACAGGTGACTGTGGTGGACACGCCTGGATGGTACGTGGGGCGCAGCACCCCTGGCAGCGTGGCACAGGAGCTGGGGCGAGCCCTGTCCCTCTGTTCCCTGGGGCCCCATGCCATCCTCCTGGTGGTCTCTGCCATAGGGGACTTCAGTCAGGGAGAATGGAGGGCCATGGAGGAGCATCTGAGGCAGATCCAGGCCCCTATCTGGCAGCGAGCTATAGTGCTCCTCACCCACGGAGCTGAGATACCAAGAGGAACCACCTCTGAGGAACACATCCGAGGGAAGGGCAAGAGTCTCTTGTGGCTTGTGGAGAGGTGTGGGAACAAGTTCCATGTTCTGGACAGCCATGCCAGGGACAAAGAGGTTAAGGTCCAATTGCTGTTGGAGAAAATTGATAGGATGGTTGAGATAAATAGGCGTCCAAGGGAAATACAGGAGAGGTTGTACACCCAGGTGAGAGAGAGCTTGAGGATGGGAGGAGGAAAACAAGGAGAGGACATGGAAATGCTTGTCATGCAAGACATGTGGACAAGGCAGAACCAGCAGGTCACATCAGTGGTACCCATAG AGACATCTAAATGTAGGCCAGCTGCATTTGGCCTTGTGCTGCTGGGAAGAAGAGTTTCTGGGAAGAGTTCAGCAGGAAATACCATTCTTGGCAGAAGACAGTTTGTTAGTGGCAAAAGAACAGTCCATTGTGTGGTGGgacagggagaggtggaagggaggacagtcacGGTGGTGGACACTCCCGGCTGGAGTCTATACGGTCTGTCCAACCCGAAGCAGGTCAGACTGGAGATGAGAGGCAGTGCATCCCTGTGCCCCTATGGGGCTGTTTGTACATTCCTCTTGGCCATACCTGTTGACTCCTTCACAGAGAAAGATAGGTGTGCTGTGGAGAAATACCTGAGTGTTTTGGGTGAGGGGGTATGGAGAAGCACCATGGTGCTTTTCACCTATGGTGATGAGTTAAGAGGCAGAACCATTGAGGAGCACATTGAGGAGACTGGAGAGCCCCTCCGTGGGCTGCTGGGGAAGTGTGGTCACAGGTACCACGTGTTAGATAACAATATTAAGGGCGACCTCACCCAGGTTATTGAGCTGCTGCAGATGGTGGAGCAGTTGTAG